The nucleotide sequence ATAGCCAGCACCATCTGCGCATTAACGGTTTTTTCGGATATGGATAGAATTTCTGCGATTTCTTTATATTTCAAACCCTCTTCGCGCGCCATCATAAAAATCAAACGGCATCGTTCAGGCAAATCATCAACAGCCTCTTTCAACGAAACCGTCAATTCCTTGTCGACTACCAAATATTCCGGATCTTCCTCATCCGCAAACCGGGCAGAAAGAGGATCCAGCTCAGTCAGGGTTATTTTACTCTCATTACGAAGATAATAAAAGGCCTTATTTTTGGTGATTGTGTAAAGATACCGTTCAAAGAAATCAATCTGGGAAAGCTTTTCCCTACGTTGCCAAATAATGCAGAAAACATCGGAGACTATCTCCTCTATCAACAAAGAAGAATCCACAAAATAGGAAGCAAAGCGATATACCTGCAAATAATAACGGTCATAAAATAGCCTGAACGCATCATTATCACCTGCTGCAATCTGTTTCAATAAAACATTCGTATTCTTTTCTTCCATTACCTGGACCTCTCTTTGGGGCAAAAATACAACTTTTTTTGGATCTTTAACAGGCAACTTATAAATGACTTCAAAATCCAGATAATGAAACAGCAAGCGTTCATAAACCTTTTATCCTTCATCTCTGATGACAAAAAAAAGTTATGGAAAAGTTAAATAGTTAAATAATTTTATATCTTTGAACTTTCTAATTAGCAAGTGCACACTTACTAACTGATAAAATCCTTTGAACACTCTTGAGAATTATAAAATAGATTGATTAACATCATTATGGACATCCTACAATTTATACCATGCTTTATCTGTATTGCCATAGCTTTAATCGTTATGTTTCGCATGATGCACTATGCCAAATTTTACGCACCGTCTTATTTCTTTTGGATAGGAGCTATTATAACCATTGTCGGCCTGATTTCACTTGTTCATCCATTATCTTTTCTGTTTATCTTGAACCGAACCATTGCAATTATTGTGATAGTAGAAGGCGTGCTTATTTCTGTAACATCGCTTCTTAGTCCGGTAACAATAAAGCATTCTGCAACCAATAATCAGAAAGCAGACGAATTATTGCCCGAGTACACTTTTAATGAAGTTCACGAAGTGCAAGTAAAAGCCTCTGTCGAAAGGGCAAAACAGATACTACAAACCACAGGAGTAAAAGATATTCCGGCAGCCCATTTATTGATGAAAATCAGAGGCATAGCCAACGAAGATGCAGATACGAGCAACTTTGCCGCAAAGAGCAATGTTAGTTCGGATACGGTTTCTACACCCGATTTCAATTATTTTGTTGTATCGCCCAACGAATGGATTACGGGAATGATTCTAAAATCGGCCATCATAAGCAACGGCGACATGAAACCCGCACCGCCCGAAATTACATCGCTTCAACAATTTGCCTCATTTAACGAGCCCGGCTATGTAAAAGTAACCGCCAATTTCCGTTTTATCGCAACCGACCCCCATAACACCTTGCTAACCACCGAAACGCGCGTGAAAGGAATAACCCTGAACGACAACCGAACTTTCGGTTATTACTGGCGCATTATCTATCCCGGAAGCGCCATTATTCGCCGTGTGTGGTTAGATACAATAAAAAAGAGAGCCGAGAAAAAACAATAATAGTTTTATAACCTAACGCACCACTTCAACCGAGCTATCGCGTACCTGCAATGTAACACGCGTACTATCGTTCAATTCCTTGTAATTGTAAAGAAACCGAACATTCGTCTGCTTCATAATATCCAAAAAGACCTACTTGAAAGTCCCGTTTTCTATGTTTAGATCCACTTTCGCATCTTGCGAAAAAGAACGGGACGCCACCATAGAAAAAGTCGAAATAAGAATAACAAGAGTAGTTAATTTCATGGCTTTTGTTCAATAGTTTTATTTTTTATACAAGCAATTCGGTAAGATTCAATAGCAATATAACTGGGATTCAGATTTTGTTTTAGCACTTCTTCATTCTTGTGAATTTCAGAAACCTGTTTAAAGAATATAATACCATCCATTCTTATTTTGGGCGCTATAAATCTAAACTGTCCATTTCGGTCTGCATTTCCTATCATTCTGCATTTTAAAACATCTTCGCAGTGAAGTTTATCCACAGAAAAATAACAGGTATCAAGATTCAATTGATCTAAATGATACTCCAGACTGTTAGTGGGAGGAGCCTGTACCGATGCAATTTTAAAATTTGTGACTGTACTATTTGAAGTAACAAAACGGCCAGATCCTGCCATCAAAGAAATACATGAATAATCATCCTTGTATTTGTTTCTCATGTAGTATCCAAAAGAATAGCCCTCTATATCAGATGCTTCTTGGCCATATAAGTAGTTTGAGTGGCCCCAATGACTAAATATAGTAACTGTTTCATTTGCTTTAAGCAAGCTCTTCATTATTAACTCTGTATTTTCATACATTAAGGTATCTCTATGGATAAAATTCTGAAAGGGAGTATTGTTTTGATAGATTTTTGTCAGACAATATCTCGCTAATTCCGATTCGCTTTTGTCCAGCATGTTTTCAAATCCATTGTTTTCGTTAAACAAGGAGATTATATCTTCAAGCGGTGTTTTATACCCAAGCAACAGGTTACAGATCTTCGCCAACTCTTCGTTATTTCTGCCCGTATTAAGGGAGAAAAAGAAATCAAACAGATCAACTTGCCCTTTCATTGAGATGATATTGGAATCAATACCTAAAAAGTTTACTTTTTGCTCCGAATGCAGGTTGTAATTCTTAATCCATTCTATGAGAGAAGTGAAAGAATGAGAAAAAAATGTGATGTCAAAAAAAGAAGAAATACTATCCAATTTAAAGTTCTGGTCACCGTGTATGTATCGATTAATATACAGTGAATACTCCAAAGGAATTTCCACCAGAACCAGCTTACAATTCTTATTCTCAATTCGGTTCTTAATGATCTCGATAGCCATGTTGTTCATCGACTCGGTACCATGAATCGATTCGCCGATAGAGAGAATCCTTTTGTCCATAAAAGGGAGACTATTAATAGTTTCCCCATTTAAAGGAACAACATCTTCTTTCTTCAAACAAATATCCTCCGTATAGTCGGCCGGCAAATAGTCGTATATATTCTTTCCATCAACAAATAAGTCTAATTTATTAACCCAAATCATTCCTCTTTTTTCTTTACTATTTCCACTTGCTTCAATGCTCAGGCTTACTAATTTAGGATTATTCGCGCAGACGAACGTATCTAATGTACACCAATCAACATTTGGAGTAATATAGAGGGTATCAATCGCTTGTACCGTTTCACAATCACCAATACCCGCCACCTTCAAATACAGTTCTTTGCATCTCTCTGTTTTATATTTTATTCTTATTTGAACTGTCGACACGTTCGTCTTTGGGAAAGGAACCAAACAGCTAATAGATCCTTTCTGTTCACCGAATGTTTCTAAAACGATTGAAAGCGGATTTGATGTGCTGTCTATTCTAAATTGGAGATAAGAAATTTTGGATTGTACGTTCCAACCATAATCCAATATACCTTTATCGCCCGTTTTATTAGCCGATATTCCACATACACAATACGTTGCAAGCAGCAATATGATTACTAGTTTATTCATATAAATATATTTTCCCGGTTAACTGTACACCGAAACAGATTGGTATACAGTTCTTCTAATTAGGCATCTCCCTTTAAAGCAAAAATAGAACTATTCTTGGATATTTAACCGAAAACTCATGAATAACTCCTTTAACAAGTATAATATGTTATTATTCTAAATAAATCGAAATTAACTGATGTAAAAAGTTTAGGAATACGTACATTTGATGCACAAGAGACGTATTAAGAATGAAGATTAGTTGTAAAATAAAAAAAGTATGTACATCGTATCATTAACTTACAAAGCTTCATTGGAGGCCATTGATAAAGAGCTAAATAATCATATCGATTACTTAAAGAAACAATATGCCGCCGGTAATTTTCTGGCATCGGGACGAAAAATTCCAAGAAACGGAGGCGTGATCCTTGCCAAAGCTCAAAGCAGGGAAGAGCTGGACGAAATTTTGAAACAAGACCCATTCAATCAAAACAACCTGGCCGACTACGAAGTGATAGAATTTGTGCCCTCGATGACCAGCAAAGAATTAAGCTATCTGTTAGAGCAATAATCCCAAACAAAAAGCATTACGAAAATATAACACACAGCGGACAAGGCTCTGGCGTATGAAACAAGACGGTGGAATGCGAGTGGCTCAAATTGGGTATTCTTTAACACGTTCAAATTCTCATGTTAACAAAAGGCGTTTTTTTTAACATGAGAAAAGTGCCATGTTAAGAAAATCGCATTTCTTTAACATAAGTATATTATTGGCTAATACAGTGATAATGGATATCCTTAAACAAGGAATTACGGATATGAAAACAACTAAACTGAGGGGTTTTGGTAGGGAAATTTATTTCCTTACCAAACGACTCTACTGATGCTAACTTATAACATTTCAGTCTTTTACCATTCAATACAACGTAACCTTTTTTGTCAATTTTTGAAGAGGATATAATCTATAACTCTTACTGAATTTGATTACAGTATACCCAGATAAAAGGGATTTCTTGCATTTGATATTTCATATATATACTAAATGAGCAAGTCTATATAAATGTCTTGCGTGGTATTGCTAGCATTTTCCTGACATCAGGAAAATGGTTTTATTAAAATTCAAGCATTGTACGATAAAAAGAGAATTACCTAGTCTTTAGCTTGATCATTAACTTGGTCTATAGCTTGGTCTATAGCTTGGTCTATAGCTTTACCCTACCCTTTGAGAAATGCAAGACATTGTTTGTAATATTATAAGAAAGATCATGCTAAGAGCCTTTTACTTTAGTCTTAAGAAGTGTATTATTCAATTGATTTCGCTCCATATTGGCTTTTAAATTTAAAGGGCTATGAACTATCCGGAAATTCAGGATAGTTCATAATGAAGAATAAAGTAATGTTAATCCGTTAATCTATACTTCTTAAGCGGTCTTTGTCATTCTTCATTTCAATTCAAGTATTGTATATAGAAACTATTATACAATAACGAATCTACTTGTACGGTTACTTGTACAGTTGTCTGACCAGTTAACCGTACAAGTAAGCTAAATTTCATACAGAGAGAGGATTAAATAAAAGATACTCGATTATTGATTTGTTAACTTATAAATAACTGTTCAAAAGTATACCAGCTAATACATTACTTCTTTTCTTATATAATCCATAATAGTTGTGATTAGCTTGCAAAATTGTATCTTTGGCTTATTAGCAACAACCCTCGATAAGTTCGAAATGGTAGATACCTTGTTGTGATTAGCTTGCAAAATTGTATCTTTGGCTTATTAGCAACAACAAAAAGCATTTGACAAAAGCGGATTGAGCCGTTGTGATTAGCTTGCAAAATTGTATCTTTGGCTTATTAGCAACAACGGGACGTGTATAACGCTGCAAATGAGTTGTGTTGTGATTAGCTTGCAAAATTGTATCTTTGGCTTATTAGCAACAACAAGACGTCAATGATCTGCTTTTCTTATGTTGTTGTGATTAGCTTGCAAAATTGTATCTTTGGCTTATTAGCAACAACTCGCCTTTTGAATCAAATAACTTATCTGAAGTTGTGATTAGCTTGCAAAATTGTATCTTTGGCTTATTAGCAACAACAGGCACAACGACCTTCTCCCTATTTGCATGTTGTGATTAGCTTGCAAAATTGTATCTTTGGCTTATTAGCTACAACTGTCTAGCCGAATATCCACCTCCGGACTAGGTTGTGATTAGCTTGCAAAATTGTATCTTTGGCTTATTAGCAACAACATCATTCATTTAATACATTCAATTTTATGTGTTGTGATTAGCTTGCAAAATTGTATCTTTGGCTTATTAGCAACAACTGCCGCCAATCCGGAACAATGGGACTTGCTGTTGTGATTAGCTTGCAAAATTGTATCTTTGGCTTATTAGCAACAACCCATCCGTAGATTGATGATGTCCCAATAGCGTTGTGATTAGCTTGCAAAATTGTATCTTTGGCTTATTAGCAACAACAAATTCAATTCATAAATTGTCATTTCATCGGTTGTGATTAGCTTGCAAAATTGTATCTTTGGCTTATTAGCAACAACTATAAGGATAAGTTGCTGATTCCGAATTAAGTTGTGATTAGCTTGCAAAATTGTATCTTTGGCTTATTAGCAACAACCCCGCTCCGTTTTTCTTGCGGTTAATTGGTGTTGTGATTAGCTTGCAAAATTGTATCTTTGGCTTATTAGCAACAACATAGTGATAAGAATCAGCATGCGTTGTATGGTTGTGATTAGCTTGCAAAATTGTATCTTTGGCTTATTAGCAACAACACATAATTCCCATAACTATACCGTGTTCAGTTGTGATTAGCTTGCAAAATTGTATCTTTGGCTTATTAGCAACAACTGTCAACAGAATCAAAAGAGGGATCATCATGTTGTGATTAGCTTGCAAAATTGTATCTTTGGCTTATTAGCAACAACCGCCTCGCAAGGTTTATGCTCAGGCAATCAGTTGTGATTAGCTTGCAAAATTGTATCTTTGGCTTATTAGCAACAACCCCACGCATCCAAGTCCTTGGCATACGAAAGTTGTGATTAGCTTGCAAAATTGTATCTTTGGCTTATTAGCAACAACGTGGCGGGCCTGTTTGAGCAGCTAAAAACCGTTGTGATTAGCTTGCAAAATTGTATCTTTGGCTTATTAGCAACAACTAATTCAAATTGTCCAAGTATTGTTACACCGTTGTGATTAGCTTGCAAAATTGTATCTTTGGCTTATTAGCAACAACTTGCTATTTCATAAGGTAACAAAACATCTTGTTGTGATTAGCTTGCAAAATTGTATCTTTGGCTTATTAGCAACAACTCCAGTCAGTCGGATCCGCAGAGCATGGACGTTGTGATTAGCTTGCAAAATTGTATCTTTGGCTTATTAGCAACAACAAGGCCTGTAATGCCGACTTGGCGGAAGATGTTGTGATTAGCTTGCAAAATTGTATCTTTGGCTTATTAGCAACAACCTAACAAGTTTCTGGATCTACTCCCAAATGTTGTGATTAGCTTGCAAAATTGTATCTTTGGCTTATTAGCAACAACGAATTACTTTTAATGTTTGCCGAACTAGATGTTGTGATTAGCTTGCAAAATTGTATCTTTGGCTTATTAGCAACAACTTAATAGCCGCGTACGACGCACCACCTAAGTTGTGATTAGCTTGCAAAATTGTATCTTTGGCTTATTAGCAACAACGAGCGGGTATGGGACTTACAATCGGATTCCGTTGTGATTAGCTTGCAAAATTGTATCTTTGGCTTATTAGCAACAACGTAAGTACAACAGTACCCTACCAGGCAGCAGTTGTGATTAGCTTGCAAAATTGTATCTTTGGCTTATTAGCAACAACTCTCCCAGCGATCCCAGTACCCAAATTACGTTGTGATTAGCTTGCAAAATTGTATCTTTGGCTTATTAGCAACAACAATGAAATAATAGATACGGTATCATTATTTGTTGTGATTAGCTTGCAAAATTGTATCTTTGGCTTATTAGCAACAACGCTATCATCATCAGAAGCTCAAACTTACCAGTTGTGATTAGCTTGCAAAATTGTATCTTTGGCTTATTAGCAACAACGGTCTACATTTTAAGTCATGTAAGACACCCGTTGTGATTAGCTTGCAAAATTGTATCTTTGGCTTATTAGCAACAACATATACGAGAGAAACACATCTCCCTATGAAGTTGTGATTAGCTTGCAAAATTGTATCTTTGGCTTATTAGCAACAACGTTTTTTCTTTTCACCGTAAACAACAACCTGTTGTGATTAGCTTGCAAAATTGTATCTTTGGCTTATTAGCAACAACCTTTTCATCATCGCGCAATTTGTCTGCTCCGTTGTGATTAGCTTGCAAAATTGTATCTTTGGCTTATTAGCAACAACATCCTGAAGGATTATAACAGCGTATGGCTTGTTGTGATTAGCTTGCAAAATTGTATCTTTGGCTTATTAGCAACAACCAGGGAGACGTTATTTCAAATAGTCTTCAAGTTGTGATTAGCTTGCAAAATTGTATCTTTGGCTTATTAGCAACAACTTATCATTCACATTCTTCACGTAATCCGTCGTTGTGATTAGCTTGCAAAATTGTATCTTTGGCTTATTAGCAACAACCATTCATTAAAAGGGATGATCCTGTCTATAGTTGTGATTAGCTTGCAAAATTGTATCTTTGGCTTATTAGCAACAACATATGTTAATGAATCAGAAGCGGAGTTGGTGTTGTGATTAGCTTGCAAAATTGTATCTTTGGCTTATTAGCAACAACAATTATACATTGTATCACGTCACACAATCTGTTGTGATTAGCTTGCAAAATTGTATCTTTGGCTTATTAGCAACAACAGATGTTAAAATAAATGACGAAAAACATAGTTGTGATTAGCTTGCAAAATTGTATCTTTGGCTTATTAGCAACAACTATAAACTCTTTTTCTT is from uncultured Macellibacteroides sp. and encodes:
- a CDS encoding RNA polymerase sigma-70 factor, giving the protein MEEKNTNVLLKQIAAGDNDAFRLFYDRYYLQVYRFASYFVDSSLLIEEIVSDVFCIIWQRREKLSQIDFFERYLYTITKNKAFYYLRNESKITLTELDPLSARFADEEDPEYLVVDKELTVSLKEAVDDLPERCRLIFMMAREEGLKYKEIAEILSISEKTVNAQMVLAIKKLTKRLGDIILFIL
- a CDS encoding erythromycin esterase family protein — translated: MNKLVIILLLATYCVCGISANKTGDKGILDYGWNVQSKISYLQFRIDSTSNPLSIVLETFGEQKGSISCLVPFPKTNVSTVQIRIKYKTERCKELYLKVAGIGDCETVQAIDTLYITPNVDWCTLDTFVCANNPKLVSLSIEASGNSKEKRGMIWVNKLDLFVDGKNIYDYLPADYTEDICLKKEDVVPLNGETINSLPFMDKRILSIGESIHGTESMNNMAIEIIKNRIENKNCKLVLVEIPLEYSLYINRYIHGDQNFKLDSISSFFDITFFSHSFTSLIEWIKNYNLHSEQKVNFLGIDSNIISMKGQVDLFDFFFSLNTGRNNEELAKICNLLLGYKTPLEDIISLFNENNGFENMLDKSESELARYCLTKIYQNNTPFQNFIHRDTLMYENTELIMKSLLKANETVTIFSHWGHSNYLYGQEASDIEGYSFGYYMRNKYKDDYSCISLMAGSGRFVTSNSTVTNFKIASVQAPPTNSLEYHLDQLNLDTCYFSVDKLHCEDVLKCRMIGNADRNGQFRFIAPKIRMDGIIFFKQVSEIHKNEEVLKQNLNPSYIAIESYRIACIKNKTIEQKP
- a CDS encoding YciI family protein, with the protein product MYIVSLTYKASLEAIDKELNNHIDYLKKQYAAGNFLASGRKIPRNGGVILAKAQSREELDEILKQDPFNQNNLADYEVIEFVPSMTSKELSYLLEQ